TCGCTTCTTCCAGGCTTGTAACCCGATTAAGACCCTGAAAATCGAAAATCAGGAAGATCGTCAGTACTATATTGACTTTTCGACGGTGCGGGGGGGCGATATGATTCAGCGGTTGCACCGGACGATCGTCAAACAACCGCAGGAATCAACCTGCCAGTTGTTTACCGGTCATATTGGCTGTGGTAAATCGACGGAGCTGTTCCGTCTCAAGGATGCGCTGCTTCGTGAGAAGTTTCATGTCGTGTACTTTGAGTCCAGTGCGGATCTGGATATGGCGGATGTGGATATCAGCGATATCCTGCTGGCGATCGCTCACCAGACCAGTGCCAGTCTGGAAAAAACGGGCATCAAGCTCAAACCAGGCTATTTTGCAAATTTGTTTCAGGAAATTGGGGATTTCCTCCAGACTCCCTTAGAGGTGAACAGTGCCGAATGGTCTCTCCCTATGGGCATCGGCAAGATTACGGCTAAAGCGAAGGATAGCCCCAAACTGCGGAATCAGTTGCGTCAGTACCTGGAACCACGTACCAGCAATATCATGGAAGCGATTAACCAGGAGATTTTGGAACGGGCTACGGTGCAATTGCGGGCTCAGGGCTACCGTGGGCTGGTGGTGATTATGGATAACCTGGACCGGGTGGATTTGTCGGTGAAGCCATCGGGCCGCACCCAACCGGAGTATCTGTTTATCGATCGGGGGGAGCAACTCAACCGACTGAATTGCCATGTTATTTACACGGTTCCTCTGGTGCTGATCTTTTCCAATGAACTGAGTACCCTGAGTAATCGCTTCGGGGTGAAGCCCGTGGTGCTGCCCATGGTGATGGTGCGCCACCGGGATGGCAGCGATTGTCTGGAGGGCATGGCTCTGATGCGCCAGATGGTTCTGGCTAGGGCCTTTCCGG
The nucleotide sequence above comes from Leptolyngbya sp. 'hensonii'. Encoded proteins:
- a CDS encoding AAA family ATPase — its product is MPLDSNRFFQACNPIKTLKIENQEDRQYYIDFSTVRGGDMIQRLHRTIVKQPQESTCQLFTGHIGCGKSTELFRLKDALLREKFHVVYFESSADLDMADVDISDILLAIAHQTSASLEKTGIKLKPGYFANLFQEIGDFLQTPLEVNSAEWSLPMGIGKITAKAKDSPKLRNQLRQYLEPRTSNIMEAINQEILERATVQLRAQGYRGLVVIMDNLDRVDLSVKPSGRTQPEYLFIDRGEQLNRLNCHVIYTVPLVLIFSNELSTLSNRFGVKPVVLPMVMVRHRDGSDCLEGMALMRQMVLARAFPELNPVARLDQIQAVFDSPETLDRLCRTSGGHVRNLLVLLYSCLQQEDPPIQRDTLEAVIREYRDDLIAAVNDSEWTLLCQVLQQQESVRGEDEYQTLLRSMFLFEYRDLEGRWFDINPALAESKKYQEWMKTR